The Thermococcus thermotolerans genome contains a region encoding:
- a CDS encoding DUF504 domain-containing protein: protein MRKGSVKEVLAKIKYDPRENESDYYIVIEHRGAYGDVKKIPVEMIELGHGYFFVGEAQIPYHRILRVVKKNGTVVWETRKL, encoded by the coding sequence ATGCGGAAGGGCTCGGTGAAGGAAGTTCTGGCGAAGATAAAGTATGACCCGCGGGAGAATGAGAGCGACTACTACATAGTCATCGAGCACCGCGGGGCCTACGGCGATGTCAAGAAGATTCCCGTTGAGATGATCGAGCTCGGGCACGGATACTTCTTCGTCGGAGAGGCCCAGATACCCTACCACCGCATCCTCAGGGTTGTCAAAAAGAATGGAACCGTGGTGTGGGAAACGCGGAAGCTCTGA
- a CDS encoding MBL fold metallo-hydrolase, producing the protein MKISSIEEFPRELVPVEVPPHTVMLRGIGWDSNVYLVRSGEDALIIDTGTGVNWHAYAQIWEREGHLTGIRRAVIFNTHEHFDHVGGNYVLKNWLEEKGIEVFFAAHETTAEVLERGDDYVILAYAYGRKSKPQKVDIHMKEGDRLRIGSLELELIHTPGHTAGSSCLYLDDGETRIMFTGDTLFNGTVGRTDLPTGNGWKLQKSLERLLKYDVDFGLPGHGWVIKEWEENINGLLGWL; encoded by the coding sequence ATGAAGATAAGCTCCATCGAGGAGTTCCCGCGGGAACTGGTGCCGGTTGAGGTTCCCCCTCATACCGTGATGCTCCGAGGCATCGGGTGGGATTCCAACGTATACCTGGTGAGAAGTGGAGAGGATGCCCTAATAATAGACACCGGCACAGGCGTCAACTGGCACGCCTACGCCCAGATCTGGGAAAGGGAGGGCCACCTCACAGGAATAAGAAGGGCGGTAATCTTCAACACCCACGAGCACTTCGACCATGTTGGGGGAAACTACGTCCTGAAGAACTGGCTGGAGGAGAAAGGGATAGAGGTGTTCTTCGCAGCCCACGAGACTACCGCAGAGGTTCTTGAAAGGGGAGACGACTACGTCATCCTCGCATACGCCTACGGGAGGAAGTCCAAGCCGCAGAAGGTCGACATTCATATGAAGGAAGGAGACAGGCTCAGAATAGGCTCGTTGGAGCTGGAGCTGATTCACACGCCCGGCCACACCGCGGGAAGCTCTTGTCTCTACCTTGATGACGGCGAAACCAGGATTATGTTCACGGGGGACACCCTTTTCAACGGTACTGTCGGGAGGACTGATCTGCCAACTGGAAACGGCTGGAAGCTCCAGAAGAGCCTCGAAAGACTCCTCAAATACGACGTTGACTTCGGTCTCCCCGGACACGGCTGGGTCATCAAGGAGTGGGAGGAGAACATCAACGGCCTTCTGGGGTGGCTCTGA
- a CDS encoding M20/M25/M40 family metallo-hydrolase has translation MKTERAKEILLQLLKIPSPSGGEDRIMLHIMEFLHRLNYDVHIESDGEIIDLVVNPEADLFYEVHVDTIPMRAKPFLRGNIVYGTGASDIKGGAAAILLMLENLRKEGKELNVGIVFVSDEEHGGRGSALFMERYKPKMAVVLEPTDLEVHIAHAGNIEAYFEVDGKEAHGACPESGVNAIEEAYKMLEEMKNLEPFKRKGKYFDPHIGIQELVCENPVYLIPALCKGRLEARLLPDQEVEDILDLLDPIFDEYTLKYEYTEIWDGYELEPDEEIVQLAKKAMEVTDIDEFGGMRSWTDAINFMYNGTRTIVFGPGNLDISHTKNEHIDVRDVVTASEFLKALNEIYGKG, from the coding sequence ATGAAGACCGAACGCGCGAAGGAGATACTCCTTCAGCTCTTGAAGATACCCTCCCCCTCTGGAGGAGAAGACAGGATAATGCTCCACATCATGGAGTTTCTCCACAGGTTGAACTACGATGTCCACATCGAGAGCGACGGTGAGATAATAGATCTGGTCGTAAACCCTGAGGCAGACCTCTTCTACGAGGTTCACGTGGACACGATTCCTATGAGGGCCAAGCCCTTCTTGAGGGGCAACATCGTCTATGGAACGGGTGCGAGCGATATCAAGGGAGGGGCTGCCGCCATACTCCTAATGCTTGAGAACCTGCGCAAGGAAGGGAAGGAACTCAACGTCGGCATCGTCTTCGTCAGCGACGAGGAACACGGTGGAAGAGGAAGCGCCCTCTTCATGGAGAGGTATAAACCAAAGATGGCCGTTGTCCTTGAGCCGACCGACTTGGAGGTTCACATCGCCCACGCCGGCAACATCGAGGCCTACTTTGAGGTGGACGGCAAAGAAGCCCACGGTGCCTGTCCGGAGAGCGGTGTCAACGCCATCGAGGAGGCCTACAAGATGCTGGAGGAGATGAAGAACCTCGAACCATTCAAGAGAAAGGGCAAGTACTTCGACCCCCACATCGGCATCCAGGAGCTGGTCTGCGAGAACCCGGTCTATCTAATCCCCGCGCTCTGCAAGGGGAGGCTTGAGGCGAGGCTTTTGCCCGACCAGGAAGTTGAGGACATACTCGACCTGCTCGACCCAATATTCGACGAGTACACGCTGAAGTACGAGTACACGGAGATATGGGACGGCTACGAGCTTGAGCCGGACGAGGAAATAGTCCAGCTGGCGAAGAAGGCGATGGAGGTTACCGACATAGACGAGTTCGGCGGAATGCGGAGCTGGACGGACGCCATAAACTTCATGTACAACGGGACGAGGACGATAGTCTTCGGGCCGGGCAACCTCGACATATCGCACACCAAGAACGAGCACATCGACGTGAGGGATGTTGTCACTGCCAGCGAGTTTTTGAAGGCCCTGAACGAGATTTACGGGAAGGGCTGA
- a CDS encoding AAA family ATPase — MFSTRPVRKEEELFGEAHKRAIEMLWGATQNGEFVAVLGPRRVGKTSVINVFLNKYGSRFYYLYYDLAFGMGREAISYTELTPVKLRIPQRKLEYSALLNLGIVKMDVRPGSIVEFQNAFLGLLRFLNKKGTKTIIVFDEAQVLPRFTPLNMLGLLQTISDSFENISVVLTGSMPGLLERVINPSGEKPFFARYVERINIERWNAEEGFEYLRRGLPSAEPEELREAATELSGVPGFLAYYGKLRTKGLPHSRALEETMNYAVRLWSEDLRNFIRIYHSPGYIVALKRVAKGPSSGTSTEEIITEVKAVLGLSEVRIKNILRNLVDAGLLLRPRRGRYVIPERPLRKAVLRFSLRTF; from the coding sequence TTGTTCAGCACACGGCCCGTGAGAAAAGAGGAGGAACTGTTTGGTGAGGCACATAAGAGAGCCATTGAGATGCTTTGGGGAGCTACCCAGAACGGGGAGTTTGTGGCGGTTCTCGGGCCCAGACGGGTGGGAAAGACCAGCGTCATAAACGTTTTCCTGAACAAGTACGGTTCGAGATTTTACTATCTGTACTACGACCTTGCTTTTGGGATGGGGCGGGAAGCAATAAGCTATACAGAGCTGACACCAGTCAAACTCAGGATTCCCCAGAGAAAACTTGAGTATTCGGCTTTATTGAACTTGGGTATCGTCAAAATGGACGTCCGCCCGGGGAGCATCGTGGAGTTCCAGAACGCGTTTTTGGGCCTCTTAAGGTTTCTAAACAAAAAGGGAACAAAAACCATAATCGTTTTTGATGAAGCCCAGGTTCTTCCACGATTCACACCCCTAAACATGCTCGGATTGCTCCAGACGATCTCAGACTCATTCGAAAACATTTCCGTTGTTCTCACTGGTTCAATGCCAGGCCTCCTTGAAAGGGTGATAAACCCAAGCGGGGAGAAGCCTTTCTTTGCCAGGTATGTGGAGAGAATCAACATAGAACGCTGGAACGCCGAGGAAGGTTTTGAGTACCTAAGACGGGGCCTGCCCAGCGCTGAACCAGAGGAGCTGAGAGAAGCCGCCACCGAACTCTCGGGGGTTCCTGGATTTCTCGCGTACTACGGGAAACTGAGGACAAAGGGCCTGCCCCATTCCCGGGCCCTTGAGGAGACCATGAACTACGCGGTCAGGCTTTGGAGTGAGGACCTGAGAAACTTTATCCGGATATACCATTCCCCGGGCTACATCGTCGCGCTCAAGAGGGTTGCCAAGGGACCTTCCTCTGGAACGAGCACGGAGGAGATAATAACCGAGGTAAAGGCAGTTCTCGGGCTCTCGGAGGTGAGAATAAAGAACATACTAAGAAACCTCGTGGATGCGGGTTTGCTTCTCCGCCCAAGAAGGGGCCGTTATGTAATTCCCGAAAGGCCGCTCAGGAAGGCCGTTCTCAGGTTCAGCCTCCGAACCTTTTAA